Proteins from one Methanobrevibacter sp. V74 genomic window:
- a CDS encoding flippase has protein sequence MSQVKSIFNNMGWLFIPQILSSICGFIWTVLIANYLGVNGNGILGFAISLSEILAVTTDFGISTHIVRHVSTDYSQAPKYLGNAIPLKSLFGIGTFILTLIILIILKTDELTITITLLFTIEMIINSFKGLFNGCFQAFEEGKYQGIGNILTTALLFIFILIAIFTDLGIYGITLAYVISNLIVLVYTYGALRKHIARPKFEINTTFWKKLTIVALPFAATGILYSIYYSIDVIMLKALVGNYATGIYNATYKLVSVLTLFYSIYTAVIFPVMSKFFKNDETLLIVSFEKSIKYLMFIIIPLAFATVYYSADVIHLIYPKGEFANASSVLNILIWTVCLLFLSGACNILLNASHKEVAVTRIYLIAATFNVVLNLFMIPKYSYNGAAITTVLSDIIIVLLQSYVIYKLGFRPNKRLYKDLAKIIIGSIFISIILNVLHMDMFLAIPVSITIYLIIMYLLNILDNDDKYVIKEIIGKN, from the coding sequence ATGAGTCAAGTGAAATCGATTTTTAATAATATGGGTTGGCTATTTATTCCACAAATATTAAGTAGTATTTGTGGTTTTATATGGACCGTTTTAATAGCTAATTACCTTGGAGTTAATGGAAATGGTATTTTAGGATTTGCTATTTCATTAAGTGAAATTCTAGCAGTCACAACCGATTTTGGCATAAGCACCCATATTGTTCGTCATGTTTCAACAGACTACTCACAAGCCCCCAAGTATTTAGGTAATGCAATCCCTTTAAAAAGTTTATTTGGAATAGGAACATTTATCCTAACATTAATAATTTTAATAATTCTAAAAACTGATGAACTTACAATTACAATCACATTATTGTTTACTATAGAAATGATTATTAATTCATTCAAAGGATTGTTTAACGGATGTTTTCAAGCTTTTGAAGAAGGAAAATATCAGGGAATTGGAAATATCCTAACAACAGCCTTATTATTTATTTTTATATTAATAGCAATCTTCACAGATTTAGGAATTTACGGAATAACACTAGCATACGTTATTTCCAATTTAATAGTACTAGTATACACCTATGGTGCTTTAAGAAAACATATTGCCCGCCCTAAATTTGAGATCAATACTACTTTCTGGAAAAAGCTTACAATAGTTGCTCTACCTTTTGCAGCTACTGGAATACTCTATTCCATATATTATTCAATCGATGTAATCATGTTAAAAGCACTTGTTGGAAACTATGCAACCGGAATTTATAATGCAACATACAAACTAGTTTCTGTTTTAACACTATTTTATTCAATTTACACAGCAGTAATATTCCCAGTCATGAGCAAATTCTTTAAAAATGATGAAACCCTTCTGATTGTAAGTTTTGAAAAATCAATCAAATACTTAATGTTTATCATAATCCCACTGGCTTTTGCAACAGTATATTACTCAGCAGATGTCATCCATCTAATTTATCCAAAAGGAGAGTTCGCTAATGCATCATCTGTTTTAAACATACTTATCTGGACAGTTTGCCTATTATTCCTAAGTGGAGCATGCAACATATTATTAAACGCATCACATAAAGAAGTAGCAGTTACAAGAATATATTTAATTGCAGCTACTTTTAATGTAGTCTTAAACTTGTTCATGATTCCAAAGTATTCTTATAATGGAGCAGCAATAACAACAGTATTAAGTGATATCATTATTGTATTATTACAGTCATATGTAATTTACAAGCTAGGATTCAGACCTAATAAAAGATTATATAAGGATTTAGCTAAAATAATAATAGGATCAATATTTATAAGTATTATTCTTAACGTTTTACATATGGACATGTTTTTAGCAATACCCGTGAGTATAACAATCTACTTAATAATCATGTATTTATTAAATATTTTAGATAATGATGATAAATATGTTATAAAAGAAATCATTGGCAAAAATTAA